The following are encoded together in the Apus apus isolate bApuApu2 chromosome 7, bApuApu2.pri.cur, whole genome shotgun sequence genome:
- the ZNF648 gene encoding zinc finger protein 648 encodes MKDLKLLVCTSSVSCRWMQRPPQRTDVSVAWDSENNICDTGEEHSNYCRKTPQQVGHTSSLQEVAMNYSQRCNPPCNSAGPSGKQELPAGLQREDKETCETKNRGESAAVPSSTNFHLQCEGEGLEHCSSEGSRKPRRRLRDGNENTVHVFDEDLEPISREPLPHQCKKCGSSFQEVSELQKHERTHLVENSYRCPTCSKEFFRAANLRMHKLIHSSDRPHKCPECDKGFIRTADVWRHLRNVHKIERSMVILGNGVARNPWSVVRRAQRPVEHPDQPCVEDQKPEEDDCKPHACPTCGKSFEKPNLLSKHKVVHRRGKPYKCEECGLAFVQLLRLRRHQQTHSGERPFYCEECGGTFTRLASLQRHHRIHTGEKPYSCKHCGHSFAESGTLRRHERTHELGRS; translated from the coding sequence ATGAAAGACCTGAAGCTGTTGGTATGCACATCATCAGTGAGCTGCAGATGGATGCAGCGTCCACCTCAGAGGACAGATGTCAGTGTGGCCTGGGACTCTGAGAATAACATTTGCGACACAGGTGAGGAGCATTCCAATTATTGCAGAAAGACCCCTCAGCAGGTGGGCCACACATCCAGCCTCCAGGAGGTAGCCATGAATTACTCGCAGAGGTGCAATCCTCCTTGTAACTCTGCTGGACCTTCGGGTAAGCAGGAGCTTCCTGCAGGGTTGCAGCGTGAAGACAAAGAAACCTGTGAGACAAAGAACCGAGGTGAGAGTGCAGCTGTCCCGTCCAGTACCAACTTCCACCTGCAGTGTGAAGGTGAAGGTTTAGAGCACTGTTCCTCTGAGGGCTCCAGGAAGCCACGGAGAAGACTACGTGATGGTAACGAAAACACCGTTCATGTGTTTGATGAGGACCTGGAGCCCATCTCTAGGGAGCCTTTGCCACATCAGTGCAAGAAGTGTGGTTCCTCCTTCCAGGAGGTGAGCGAGCTGCAGAAACACGAGCGAACGCACCTGGTGGAGAACTCGTACCGGTGTCCCACCTGCTCCAAAGAGTTCTTCCGGGCGGCGAATCTGCGAATGCACAAGCTCATCCATTCTAGTGACAGGCCACACAAGTGTCCCGAGTGTGACAAGGGTTTCATCCGCACGGCCGATGTCTGGAGGCACCTGCGCAACGTGCACAAGATCGAGCGCTCCATGGTGATCCTGGGGAACGGGGTGGCCAGGAACCCGTGGTCGGTAGTGCGCCGTGCCCAGCGCCCTGTGGAGCACCCTGACCAGCCTTGCGTGGAAGACCAGAAGCCTGAGGAGGATGACTGCAAGCCTCACGCCTGTCCCACCTGCGGCAAAAGCTTCGAGAAGCCCAACCTGCTTTCCAAACACAAGGTGGTCCACCGGCGAGGCAAGCCCTACAAGTGTGAGGAGTGTGGCCTGGCCTTcgtccagctgctcaggctgagAAGGCACCAGCAGACTCACTCTGGGGAGCGGCCTTTCTATTGCGAGGAGTGCGGCGGGACCTTCACCCGGCTGGCGTCGCTCCAGCGCCATCACCGCATCCACACCGGAGAGAAGCCCTACTCCTGCAAACACTGCGGTCACTCCTTCGCGGAGTCGGGCACCCTGCGGCGCCACGAGCGCACGCACGAGCTGGGCAGATCTTAA